From Candidatus Methylomirabilota bacterium:
AGTCGAAGAAGCAAGGCGTGATGCTTCCGATTGGGCCCTATAAAGAAAGCGTGCGCCAAGCCTTCTTGAACCAACCTGGCGTTGACCATCTCGTCTCCCGCATAGACATAGGCTAAGATGCGGCCGTAACCGTCGGTTCTCTCCTGATCAAACTCCAGTCGGATTTCTCGCTCTAAGACGAGCGATTCGTTGAGTCGTTTGGCCTTCAAATAGAATGGCTCCTGATATTCGGGCGCGTTGATGCCCAGATACCGAACTGTCCGGCCATCTTCGAGAAGAACGGTATCCCCATCGTAGACCCGCGCGACTCGGACGAGTTCCTCGGGGGCTGATGGAGCGGGGAGGGCGGCAACGGTCTCGCCGTGTGCGTATTTTTCAGCGCCGCTATTACTACAGGATATGCAGGACAGCACCCCGATGAGTACCAACATCGGTAGCCATAGGTGGCGCCAGCTCATTTGCCAGAGACGCAATCTATCAACCCGTTTCGAAGTACGTCTCATACTTACTCGACACGGTGCATCAGAAAGGGCTGCCACGCTTGCTCGCCCAGCCGGAAGATTACGATGGTTCAGCTTCCGTCTTGTTATCAAGCGCCTCTTATGGCGCGATCTGGCTCAAGAAGTTCCCCACCGTGAGAATGGTGATCCCGCGGTAAGCCCCTAGCTCCAAGAGGTCTTGGTCCCCTGTTACGAGATGCTCGGCCTGACCGGCGACGGCACACTCCAGGAACTTATTATCTTCAGGATCCCGCTGAACGACGGCAAAACGCTTCCTCACCCTGACGGTTTCAACGAAGGGCAATAACTCTTCTTCGATCAGTCCTCTAACCT
This genomic window contains:
- a CDS encoding thermonuclease family protein, producing the protein MRRTSKRVDRLRLWQMSWRHLWLPMLVLIGVLSCISCSNSGAEKYAHGETVAALPAPSAPEELVRVARVYDGDTVLLEDGRTVRYLGINAPEYQEPFYLKAKRLNESLVLEREIRLEFDQERTDGYGRILAYVYAGDEMVNARLVQEGLAHAFFIGPNRKHHALLLRLQAEVKQRKVGIWSARGRVRDLKITTVHPADPTQDNQYPSYVRIANLSNVTIRLAGYVLSGESGHRYLFPDVSVEPGYTVIVSSGSGPDGVNARGQLVVHWSTQGPVWEPSEDTAFLTDPSGNLVDTFHYKGKRVRGLSSRSKSKPPLSQGSGE
- a CDS encoding putative toxin-antitoxin system toxin component, PIN family — protein: MRVVLDTNTLISALLFSGTASRLVPVWQSRRITVLLSGAILQEYLRVLTYPKFRLSNQEVRGLIEEELLPFVETVRVRKRFAVVQRDPEDNKFLECAVAGQAEHLVTGDQDLLELGAYRGITILTVGNFLSQIAP